A section of the Dehalobacter sp. DCM genome encodes:
- a CDS encoding sugar transferase, producing the protein MLKRLFDIVLSIIGLIIASPFLLITALVINRKLGSPVIFTQLRPGLHGRPFHVYKFRTMTDERDENGELLPDAMRLPKTGKIIRKLSLDELPQLVNVLKGDLSLVGPRPLLMEYLPLYTPEQARRHEVRPGITGWAQVNGRNAISWEDKFTLDVWYVDHQSLLLDLKILFMTVFKVFRSEGISQDGQATMEKFKGTKKEEGTAHD; encoded by the coding sequence ATGCTTAAACGGTTATTTGATATTGTCCTTTCGATTATCGGATTAATCATCGCCTCCCCTTTTCTCCTGATTACGGCACTGGTGATTAATAGAAAGTTAGGATCTCCGGTAATATTTACCCAGCTTCGTCCCGGTTTACACGGCAGACCCTTTCATGTTTACAAATTCAGAACCATGACCGATGAACGTGACGAAAACGGCGAGCTCCTGCCCGATGCCATGCGTTTGCCTAAAACGGGGAAAATCATCCGTAAGCTTAGTCTGGATGAACTGCCCCAACTGGTTAATGTCTTAAAAGGCGATCTGAGCCTCGTCGGCCCCCGTCCTTTACTGATGGAGTATCTGCCTTTATATACGCCGGAACAGGCGCGGCGTCACGAGGTAAGACCCGGGATCACCGGTTGGGCGCAGGTAAACGGCCGCAATGCCATCAGTTGGGAAGATAAATTTACCTTGGATGTCTGGTATGTCGATCATCAATCCCTATTACTCGACCTTAAAATTCTTTTCATGACCGTCTTCAAGGTATTCCGTTCCGAGGGGATCAGTCAGGACGGACAGGCTACCATGGAGAAGTTTAAAGGAACGAAGAAAGAGGAAGGAACTGCCCATGACTAA
- a CDS encoding LPXTG cell wall anchor domain-containing protein, which translates to MPTEDDVFVPETEELPKTGGNTVAYLLTGSVIAGAGALLRKFQK; encoded by the coding sequence GTGCCAACAGAAGACGATGTCTTCGTCCCTGAAACCGAAGAATTGCCGAAAACCGGCGGAAATACTGTGGCCTATCTGTTGACAGGGTCAGTAATAGCAGGCGCAGGCGCCCTGCTGCGGAAGTTTCAGAAATAG
- a CDS encoding BTAD domain-containing putative transcriptional regulator, whose product MIHAIETDQKPYKDDRIIIRTFGQFSVKRGGTVLSAESHKSQKMWDLFKYFITNRGKNIMPETIQETLWPDQDYEYSNKAFRTMIYRLRKELNKGEPDEADAKDNDSQLIIYSHGCYGWNPDANFQLDIDEFEKNYATAKMSNGSDLEKALSCYQSILAMYQGCYLSESMYTEWTIPLRNHYRRLYLQAMEDYCALLNDRGQVKAIIEVCEKVILNEPLEEEFHILLMEALLKEGKVKDARQNYEYITSKLYQELGVRPSAELKNLYNRITAKDKSARADIDSVQEEMTSSNDDSGPFFCDKETFKSIYDLERRRVERNGQSVFTVLLSLQLSGRAELDRSRADKAFAILKDILARSLRKGDVCAMWGELQYILILQGINAENTKMVVGRIEMAFRELTRQNEVVLRARYQPIVANQNISDYFNKE is encoded by the coding sequence ATGATACATGCAATTGAAACCGACCAAAAACCATATAAAGATGATCGGATCATCATCCGTACCTTTGGGCAGTTTTCTGTCAAACGAGGCGGTACTGTTTTGTCTGCAGAATCCCATAAATCGCAGAAGATGTGGGATCTTTTTAAGTACTTTATAACCAATCGCGGTAAAAATATCATGCCGGAAACCATCCAGGAAACGCTGTGGCCGGATCAAGACTACGAGTATTCCAATAAAGCGTTTCGGACGATGATTTATCGGCTGCGTAAAGAATTAAACAAAGGGGAACCGGATGAAGCCGATGCCAAAGACAATGACAGCCAATTGATTATTTACTCCCATGGCTGTTATGGCTGGAATCCGGATGCCAATTTCCAGCTGGATATCGACGAATTCGAGAAGAATTATGCCACAGCCAAAATGAGCAATGGGTCCGATCTCGAAAAAGCCCTGAGCTGCTACCAGAGCATACTCGCCATGTATCAAGGGTGTTACCTGTCGGAGTCCATGTATACCGAATGGACGATCCCGCTCCGAAATCACTATCGCCGCTTATATCTCCAGGCGATGGAAGATTACTGCGCCCTGCTGAATGATCGGGGCCAGGTCAAAGCAATTATTGAAGTGTGTGAAAAAGTTATTTTAAACGAGCCTCTGGAAGAGGAATTTCACATTCTGCTGATGGAAGCCCTGCTGAAAGAGGGAAAAGTAAAGGATGCCCGCCAGAACTATGAATACATAACCAGTAAGCTGTATCAGGAGCTTGGTGTCCGGCCGTCGGCCGAACTGAAGAATCTGTACAACCGGATCACCGCCAAGGATAAATCTGCCCGGGCGGATATTGACTCCGTGCAGGAGGAAATGACCAGCAGCAATGACGACAGCGGACCGTTCTTCTGCGATAAAGAGACCTTTAAGTCTATCTATGATCTGGAAAGACGCCGTGTGGAACGTAACGGGCAATCCGTGTTTACCGTGCTTTTATCTCTCCAGCTGAGCGGCAGGGCGGAATTGGATCGGAGCCGCGCCGACAAAGCGTTTGCGATCTTAAAAGATATCTTAGCCAGAAGCCTGCGTAAAGGTGACGTCTGTGCGATGTGGGGCGAACTGCAGTACATTCTGATCCTTCAGGGAATCAATGCGGAGAATACGAAGATGGTTGTGGGTCGTATCGAGATGGCCTTCCGTGAACTGACCCGGCAGAATGAAGTTGTTTTGCGTGCGCGGTATCAGCCGATTGTGGCGAACCAGAATATCAGTGATTATTTTAATAAGGAATAA
- a CDS encoding S8 family serine peptidase, with product MKKLIVLLTLILLIGNVPPCYALAAPSQEGGYTSVLTGEYDPDAVRLIVQVAADANPQDLNVLATATGGELIRTGPLNYATFQYRGLNEANREGIVRKVLQSPIVICAEWSKTYTMDEMAVTAAISDPEYSDQWSLRKVRADQAWDEGATGEGIVIAVIDTGVDLNSTELQDGSVSNLVGGYNAYTGSTSTQAIQDDHGHGTSVAGLIAALNNSRGIIGVAYKAKIMPVKVMDETGQGEDDIIADGIVWAADHGADIINMSIGADSENDILDDALDYAAAKGCLLIASSGNNQEGMPQSIAQQAAVRSSLVSYPAAHPEVLAVSAVDINDQITDFSLVGPEMAMSAPGDKILTTYWTTKESGYAYVTGTSIATPFVSGAAALIWSKYPQLTAQEVKKALFSSAYDLGAEGRDDSYGYGRLDCYRALKTLSSPQTVTSPASLGWDGGIVSAGSTGEETGATLTVSAGAFALGVDSMHRDRKISLSLAKTDTPGEFPTGITGGETFAINWGEAQPQKVLDLSIDAVLPNSIGAGAESGYMAYIYRWSGSRWIRIGGGFTGNGTTVKAAIYEPGTYRVGWSAISAGDRIAGTDRITTALQIARTAFPTGADTVIIARADAFPDALAGAPLAYKYHAPILLTNRDNLPDNVYKAIADFGASKVYILGGTGAVSAAVEAKLETLTSVTRIEGSDRYGTAAAVADLLGTKGSAVVVNGANFPDAISTAANAAIEGKPILLTNAASLNSQTENRLRIDAVTATEVIGGTAAVSSSVLAALPGAVRISGSNRYATSAAVLRDNEPEGNNLYIATGMNYPDALTGGILAAGGNTTILLVAPNGLTTEQRTLLLNYKGRKVIAIGGTKALPPSVLSEVKALGLI from the coding sequence ATGAAAAAACTTATCGTGTTACTGACGCTGATTCTATTAATAGGAAATGTTCCGCCGTGTTATGCCTTGGCGGCACCAAGCCAAGAAGGCGGATACACGTCGGTTTTAACCGGCGAATATGATCCTGACGCAGTACGTTTAATTGTACAGGTTGCTGCAGATGCGAATCCCCAAGATTTAAACGTATTAGCAACGGCTACGGGCGGAGAGCTAATCCGGACGGGGCCGTTGAATTATGCCACGTTTCAGTACCGTGGCCTTAACGAGGCGAACAGGGAAGGGATTGTCCGGAAGGTGCTTCAATCGCCGATTGTCATCTGTGCTGAATGGAGTAAGACCTATACCATGGATGAGATGGCGGTTACGGCTGCCATCAGCGATCCGGAATACAGTGACCAGTGGAGCCTGCGCAAGGTGCGTGCGGATCAAGCCTGGGATGAAGGGGCTACGGGGGAAGGCATTGTCATTGCCGTTATTGATACCGGTGTCGACCTCAACAGCACGGAATTGCAGGACGGTTCGGTCAGTAACCTTGTCGGCGGGTACAATGCCTATACCGGAAGTACCTCTACCCAAGCGATTCAGGATGATCATGGTCATGGCACATCCGTAGCCGGGCTGATTGCGGCACTGAATAACAGCCGTGGGATCATCGGGGTAGCGTATAAAGCGAAAATTATGCCGGTTAAGGTCATGGATGAAACCGGCCAGGGGGAAGATGATATTATTGCTGACGGCATTGTCTGGGCAGCTGATCATGGCGCTGACATTATTAATATGAGTATCGGCGCAGACTCTGAAAATGACATATTGGATGATGCCTTGGATTATGCAGCGGCTAAAGGGTGTCTGCTTATCGCATCCTCCGGCAATAATCAAGAGGGGATGCCACAGAGCATTGCCCAGCAAGCGGCGGTACGCAGCAGTTTGGTTTCTTATCCGGCGGCACATCCGGAGGTTCTGGCGGTGTCGGCTGTGGATATTAACGATCAGATTACGGATTTTTCACTGGTTGGCCCGGAAATGGCGATGTCGGCTCCCGGCGATAAGATCCTTACCACCTATTGGACGACGAAGGAATCGGGTTACGCCTATGTTACCGGAACGTCGATTGCGACCCCGTTTGTTTCCGGCGCAGCGGCGCTGATCTGGAGCAAATATCCTCAGCTGACCGCACAGGAAGTGAAGAAAGCCCTGTTTAGTTCGGCTTATGATCTCGGCGCGGAAGGCCGCGATGACAGCTATGGCTATGGACGCTTGGATTGTTACCGTGCTCTGAAAACACTGTCCTCTCCGCAAACAGTTACTTCGCCAGCTTCTCTGGGCTGGGATGGCGGTATCGTCTCCGCCGGAAGTACCGGGGAGGAGACGGGGGCGACATTGACGGTTTCTGCCGGTGCCTTCGCCTTAGGGGTGGACAGTATGCACAGGGATAGAAAGATAAGCCTATCACTGGCCAAAACCGATACCCCCGGTGAATTCCCCACGGGGATAACCGGCGGTGAGACCTTCGCGATTAACTGGGGCGAAGCCCAGCCGCAAAAGGTTCTCGATTTAAGTATTGATGCCGTACTTCCTAATTCAATAGGCGCAGGAGCAGAATCAGGTTATATGGCATATATATACCGATGGAGCGGTTCACGCTGGATTCGGATCGGCGGAGGATTCACCGGTAACGGAACCACTGTGAAGGCGGCTATTTACGAGCCGGGAACCTACCGGGTTGGCTGGAGTGCGATATCCGCGGGAGACCGTATCGCCGGAACAGACAGGATAACAACAGCCCTGCAGATCGCCCGGACAGCTTTCCCGACCGGCGCGGATACGGTGATTATCGCCCGTGCCGATGCCTTTCCGGATGCGTTGGCTGGGGCACCCCTGGCCTATAAATACCACGCGCCGATCCTGCTGACGAATCGGGATAATCTCCCGGACAATGTCTATAAGGCCATCGCTGATTTTGGCGCGTCCAAGGTCTATATCCTTGGCGGCACCGGCGCAGTATCCGCCGCTGTCGAGGCTAAGCTGGAAACCCTCACCTCCGTGACGCGGATCGAAGGCAGTGACCGGTACGGAACAGCCGCCGCCGTCGCCGATTTATTAGGGACGAAAGGCTCCGCTGTCGTTGTTAACGGCGCCAATTTCCCCGATGCGATCTCGACAGCGGCCAATGCCGCTATAGAGGGTAAACCGATTCTGCTCACCAATGCAGCGAGTTTAAACAGTCAGACAGAAAATAGGTTAAGAATAGATGCAGTCACCGCTACCGAGGTCATCGGAGGTACAGCCGCTGTGAGCAGCAGTGTGCTGGCCGCGCTTCCGGGAGCAGTTCGGATCAGCGGCAGCAACCGGTATGCCACCTCGGCGGCGGTGCTCAGGGACAATGAGCCGGAAGGGAACAATCTGTATATCGCCACAGGGATGAATTATCCGGACGCATTAACGGGAGGAATCCTGGCTGCCGGGGGAAATACCACGATTCTGCTGGTAGCGCCGAACGGACTGACGACGGAGCAGCGAACGCTGTTATTAAACTATAAAGGAAGAAAAGTTATCGCTATCGGCGGCACGAAAGCCTTGCCACCCTCTGTATTATCCGAAGTAAAAGCTTTAGGGCTGATCTAA
- a CDS encoding cell wall-binding repeat-containing protein, translating to MFIKLNRHETAMKRLVKKGITTLTLASFIASNILLGTISPIPQAYAEDGISQTYTRFAGDSRAETAVEISSNNWSDAYNVVLTREDAFPDALAGAVLANSAVVGGGPLLLTHSKTLRPEVLQEMKRLNTSKVFILGGTGAISADVESALKANGISTVRIKGSNRYETAANIAITSVENSSRAFLASGQVFADALSISSYAAANGIPLLLTDTKKVPTETLNALKKMGVTEITLIGGESAISKDIATQLQAASYNVTRISDLDRYKTNVAILNTLPFNKDKIIVATGDNFPDALAGSVLAARNNNPILLVPKDENKLLNTPTASYINTNRSSVSSFYLLGGWDVINPKVQNIIRTGKITSRISLQFWDGYASTSTYETQLSYVPGYVGDYIDILVPNFLGARQSDGSITSINPDGSFAYRFSSSDIPKYLVSLGQSNGARVVPMAMASGSTADKMLQDPVKRSTFAASALKVVKETNADGILIDMEALSEKSEAGLTSLMQELYASLHPIGKLVMVSVMSKTDPAVEWWYDEYNYADLAQYTDYIQIMTYDYSTSQPGPIAPPDWMKKVISYAVTEIPSEKILMGVPYYGRAWRKDTTDPTKWLYKTFGWAMATQTAEQCGATITRYTTLTDPVGIPTFKYTDENGYNRTCYFDDRLSWSVKLDIMDQYNLGGIGGWSMGWINTVSSPELYPLLKERV from the coding sequence ATGTTCATTAAACTGAATAGGCACGAAACAGCAATGAAGCGGCTGGTGAAAAAAGGAATTACCACTTTGACCCTGGCTTCTTTTATTGCTTCGAATATTTTACTGGGGACCATCAGTCCCATCCCCCAGGCATACGCTGAAGACGGTATCTCTCAGACTTATACGCGTTTCGCCGGTGACAGCCGGGCCGAAACGGCGGTGGAGATATCCTCTAATAACTGGTCGGATGCATACAATGTAGTGTTGACACGTGAGGATGCTTTTCCTGACGCACTGGCCGGAGCAGTCCTGGCCAACAGCGCGGTGGTCGGTGGCGGGCCTCTGCTGCTGACTCATTCCAAAACCCTGCGTCCGGAGGTTTTGCAGGAAATGAAACGCCTGAATACCTCCAAGGTGTTTATTCTGGGCGGGACCGGTGCAATCTCAGCGGATGTGGAAAGCGCGCTCAAAGCCAATGGCATTTCCACTGTGCGCATTAAGGGAAGCAATCGTTACGAGACTGCCGCCAATATCGCCATCACTTCCGTGGAAAACAGTTCGCGGGCTTTTCTGGCTTCCGGTCAGGTGTTCGCGGATGCACTCAGCATTTCTTCCTACGCGGCCGCCAATGGTATTCCGCTCCTGCTGACGGACACCAAAAAAGTCCCGACAGAAACCCTGAATGCCTTAAAGAAAATGGGTGTCACCGAAATCACCCTAATCGGCGGTGAGAGCGCCATCAGCAAAGACATAGCGACTCAACTGCAAGCAGCCTCTTATAACGTAACCCGGATCAGCGACCTGGATCGCTATAAGACCAATGTGGCCATCTTAAACACTCTTCCTTTTAATAAAGATAAGATCATCGTAGCCACCGGCGATAACTTCCCGGATGCCCTGGCCGGATCCGTCCTGGCAGCCCGGAATAATAATCCGATCCTGCTGGTACCCAAAGACGAAAATAAACTGCTCAATACGCCAACCGCATCCTATATTAATACGAACCGCAGCAGCGTCAGCAGTTTCTATCTGCTCGGCGGCTGGGATGTGATTAATCCGAAAGTGCAAAATATAATACGAACAGGAAAAATTACTTCCCGTATCTCCCTGCAGTTCTGGGATGGCTATGCCAGCACGTCAACTTACGAAACACAGCTTTCTTATGTGCCCGGCTACGTCGGGGATTATATCGATATATTAGTTCCCAATTTTTTGGGAGCTAGACAGAGTGACGGCAGTATTACCTCTATTAACCCGGATGGCAGTTTTGCCTATCGTTTCAGTAGTTCTGATATACCCAAATACCTTGTTTCCTTGGGGCAGAGCAACGGTGCCCGTGTGGTTCCGATGGCCATGGCCAGCGGCAGTACCGCTGACAAAATGCTGCAGGACCCCGTGAAACGCAGTACATTTGCCGCCAGTGCCTTAAAGGTAGTAAAAGAAACCAATGCGGATGGTATTTTAATTGATATGGAAGCGTTATCGGAAAAATCCGAAGCAGGGCTTACCAGTTTAATGCAGGAGCTCTATGCCAGCCTCCACCCCATTGGCAAGCTGGTGATGGTCTCTGTCATGTCCAAAACAGATCCTGCCGTGGAATGGTGGTATGACGAGTATAATTACGCGGACCTGGCTCAGTACACCGACTATATCCAAATCATGACTTATGATTACTCGACCTCCCAACCCGGACCCATCGCACCGCCGGATTGGATGAAGAAGGTCATATCCTATGCCGTGACCGAGATCCCTTCGGAAAAGATTCTGATGGGCGTTCCTTATTACGGCAGAGCTTGGCGCAAGGATACCACCGATCCGACAAAATGGCTCTATAAAACGTTTGGCTGGGCAATGGCCACGCAAACGGCAGAACAATGCGGTGCAACGATCACCCGTTACACAACCCTGACAGACCCGGTGGGCATCCCCACTTTCAAGTATACCGATGAGAACGGCTATAACCGGACCTGTTATTTTGATGACCGTCTCAGTTGGAGCGTGAAACTGGATATCATGGATCAATACAATCTGGGCGGAATCGGCGGCTGGTCCATGGGATGGATCAACACGGTCAGCTCGCCGGAGCTCTATCCGCTGTTAAAGGAAAGAGTCTAA
- a CDS encoding glycosyltransferase family 4 protein has protein sequence MNIWVFNHYATTPSNVGGTRHYDLASALLKEGHRVTIFASSFNHFEKRETRAYDQGASFCKETINGIDFIWIKTANYHGTVKRLHNILNYTFRGYRAAKKELMATIPDIVIGSSVHPLAAYIAYRIAKRAKKPFYFEERDLWPQTFVDFGKLSRNNPIARLLYFFERHLYLQATKIIVLFDKAIDYVVSRNIDRNKVIHIPNGVVLDNYNTMVADTVVAQAIQSYPYTVIYTGSHGIANHLEPLIETAKLLRDHTDIHFLLVGDGLEKNNLIRLAQGYQLQNVTFLHPIPKEKIPYLLSLADLSFISMKKSPLYQWGFSMNKLYDYMASGLPIMMHASKEIVGDFSDIDGVTLAETPAQLAQQILQRIYDDDYKLNAGNSLKDYVEKNYSWEKLALRLESHMQADCNQGVTHA, from the coding sequence GTGAACATCTGGGTTTTTAATCATTACGCGACCACTCCCTCTAATGTGGGGGGCACCCGCCATTATGACCTGGCATCCGCACTGCTTAAAGAAGGTCATCGTGTGACTATCTTCGCCTCATCGTTTAATCACTTTGAAAAGCGAGAAACCCGTGCTTATGACCAGGGTGCTTCTTTCTGCAAAGAGACGATCAACGGCATTGATTTCATCTGGATAAAGACTGCGAATTACCATGGTACGGTCAAGCGGCTGCACAACATTTTGAATTATACCTTTCGCGGGTATCGCGCCGCTAAAAAGGAATTAATGGCCACCATTCCGGATATAGTTATTGGTTCCAGCGTGCATCCGTTGGCTGCTTACATAGCCTATCGCATAGCGAAGCGCGCCAAGAAACCGTTTTATTTTGAAGAACGGGATCTCTGGCCCCAGACCTTCGTTGATTTTGGCAAGTTGAGCCGGAATAATCCGATTGCCCGGCTGTTATATTTTTTTGAAAGGCACTTGTATCTTCAAGCGACAAAGATTATTGTCCTCTTCGATAAAGCCATCGACTATGTGGTTTCCAGAAACATCGACAGAAATAAAGTTATCCATATCCCCAACGGCGTCGTTTTAGACAACTACAACACCATGGTTGCAGATACCGTGGTGGCCCAAGCTATTCAGTCTTATCCCTACACGGTTATTTATACCGGATCCCATGGGATTGCCAATCACCTGGAACCCTTAATTGAAACCGCAAAATTGCTCCGGGATCACACCGATATTCACTTTCTCCTTGTCGGCGACGGTTTAGAAAAGAATAATCTGATCCGGCTGGCACAAGGGTATCAATTACAGAATGTCACATTCCTCCATCCGATTCCCAAGGAAAAGATACCTTACCTCTTAAGCCTAGCTGATCTGTCATTTATTTCTATGAAAAAATCCCCCTTGTATCAATGGGGATTTAGCATGAACAAGCTCTATGATTATATGGCTTCCGGTTTGCCGATCATGATGCATGCCAGTAAAGAAATCGTGGGTGATTTCAGTGATATTGACGGCGTCACTCTGGCCGAGACACCGGCACAGTTGGCCCAGCAGATCCTCCAACGAATCTATGATGACGATTATAAGCTGAACGCCGGAAATTCGCTGAAAGACTATGTAGAAAAGAATTATTCCTGGGAAAAACTAGCGTTAAGACTGGAATCTCATATGCAAGCTGACTGCAACCAAGGAGTAACGCATGCTTAA
- a CDS encoding acetyltransferase has protein sequence MTKLILIGAGGHSKVIKDIADAGNSYHVHAVLDDFREDTTIVNDVIYANTSFMETLDWTQSDGYHFCIAIGNNAARKKIVERLSIPLEHYAVLIHPSAVVSLSARIGFGTVVMPQAVINADAILGNHCIVNTGAVVEHDNRLGDYVHISPNASLSGTVSVGEGTHIGSGAVIIPGKKVGNWSTVGAGAVVTKDVADAKTVVGVPAKVIK, from the coding sequence ATGACTAAACTCATCCTAATCGGGGCCGGAGGTCACAGCAAGGTGATCAAGGATATCGCCGATGCGGGCAATTCGTATCACGTGCATGCCGTCCTCGATGATTTCCGCGAAGACACAACGATTGTTAATGATGTTATTTATGCCAATACATCATTTATGGAGACCCTTGATTGGACGCAGTCGGACGGCTATCACTTCTGTATCGCCATTGGCAATAACGCGGCACGCAAAAAAATAGTCGAAAGGTTATCGATCCCTCTCGAACATTACGCTGTACTTATTCATCCCAGTGCTGTCGTCAGTCTATCCGCCAGAATCGGCTTTGGTACTGTCGTCATGCCTCAAGCTGTGATCAATGCCGATGCTATTCTTGGGAACCATTGTATTGTCAATACCGGGGCAGTGGTAGAGCATGATAACCGCTTGGGAGATTACGTGCATATCTCGCCGAATGCCAGCTTATCGGGAACCGTGAGCGTCGGTGAAGGGACACATATTGGGTCAGGTGCTGTGATTATCCCCGGCAAAAAAGTCGGAAACTGGAGCACGGTGGGCGCCGGAGCCGTCGTGACCAAGGATGTAGCCGATGCGAAAACCGTGGTCGGTGTTCCCGCAAAAGTGATAAAGTAG
- a CDS encoding sortase yields the protein MGLRSKKSINRISIALIIIGILVCLYPLYTNVKAYYLQAQLEKELNAQIAAVDQTDTEAATTESPVVENTAPVKVQAPPRKIDAMMFIDIPDINISAVVVRGTTQASLADGPGWYVESALPGKGNTAVAGHKNMYGSWFRNLYKLQAGDPIYITYKTKVYTYLVETVKPIAINDWSLIEPTEENVLTLTTCHTKTERLAVRAELEKITDKK from the coding sequence ATGGGATTGCGAAGTAAAAAAAGCATCAACAGGATATCGATTGCGCTAATCATTATCGGGATTCTTGTGTGCCTTTATCCGCTGTATACGAACGTGAAAGCATATTACTTGCAGGCGCAGCTGGAAAAAGAACTTAATGCGCAGATCGCGGCGGTTGATCAGACCGACACCGAAGCGGCCACCACGGAATCGCCTGTAGTCGAAAATACCGCACCGGTTAAAGTCCAGGCGCCTCCCAGAAAAATCGATGCCATGATGTTTATTGATATTCCGGATATCAATATCTCCGCGGTTGTCGTCCGGGGTACGACCCAAGCGTCACTGGCTGACGGACCCGGATGGTACGTCGAGTCGGCATTGCCGGGTAAGGGAAACACAGCCGTTGCCGGCCATAAGAACATGTATGGCTCGTGGTTCCGCAATCTCTACAAATTACAGGCTGGCGACCCTATCTACATTACCTATAAAACGAAAGTGTATACGTATCTGGTGGAAACCGTCAAACCCATCGCGATCAATGACTGGAGTCTGATCGAACCTACCGAGGAAAACGTATTGACGCTGACGACGTGCCACACCAAGACAGAACGGCTTGCAGTCAGGGCCGAACTGGAGAAGATAACCGACAAAAAATAA
- a CDS encoding transglutaminase domain-containing protein yields MFKKNITVKVIAVILTALFFLPLGSAKAEAAYSIGFQTETVQVTSPSANNLQYDRSFTIAGTSSLRSVWVCLRGPAGEITTYPITVYNGSFSKEIWLRFGAGTYTVWVGDNNKQFDGRIRFEVQNTSTDDYFNLTPSGLVNSDNKAVINLANSLTTDSMTEMQKVKAIHSWVTKNIKYDTQAYYAGKIGNYSATDVINRKLGTCRDYSFAFAALCRASGIETRVVYGNAWSSSQKKYELHAWNEVNVDGEWLSVDTTWDAGYIKNSKFVVASTSKYIGMNPATFNKTHQLTKVTLY; encoded by the coding sequence ATGTTTAAGAAAAATATCACCGTAAAAGTAATCGCCGTTATTCTGACCGCCTTGTTTTTCCTGCCGCTGGGCAGTGCCAAAGCAGAGGCAGCATACAGTATCGGTTTTCAGACTGAAACGGTACAAGTGACTTCTCCTTCAGCCAATAATCTCCAATATGACCGGTCCTTTACCATTGCCGGAACAAGCTCCTTGCGCTCTGTCTGGGTATGCCTGCGCGGTCCGGCCGGTGAGATCACCACCTATCCGATCACCGTTTATAATGGCTCATTTTCCAAAGAAATCTGGCTGCGCTTCGGTGCAGGTACTTATACCGTCTGGGTTGGCGACAATAACAAGCAATTTGACGGACGCATCCGTTTTGAAGTGCAAAATACATCCACAGACGATTATTTCAATCTGACGCCATCCGGTCTGGTCAACAGCGATAATAAAGCCGTTATCAATCTTGCCAATTCTCTGACCACCGATAGCATGACCGAAATGCAGAAAGTCAAAGCGATCCATTCCTGGGTTACCAAGAATATCAAGTACGACACCCAAGCCTACTACGCCGGGAAAATCGGCAATTACTCCGCCACGGATGTTATCAACAGAAAACTGGGTACCTGCCGTGACTATTCCTTCGCTTTCGCAGCCTTATGCAGAGCCTCCGGCATCGAGACCCGGGTCGTATACGGAAATGCCTGGAGCAGTTCCCAAAAGAAATATGAATTGCATGCCTGGAATGAAGTTAACGTTGACGGCGAATGGCTCAGTGTCGACACCACTTGGGATGCCGGCTATATCAAAAACAGCAAATTCGTTGTCGCCAGCACATCAAAATATATCGGTATGAACCCCGCAACATTCAATAAGACACACCAGCTGACGAAAGTAACGCTTTACTAA